A genomic region of Candidatus Methylomirabilota bacterium contains the following coding sequences:
- a CDS encoding polysaccharide biosynthesis/export family protein yields MPGAGAGPAPGSLAPPAVSLSPPPAAAAGDYRLAPGDQIAVQVHGQEDLTRTLRVSQGGTITFPFLGEVAVGGRSVKEVEQTLETGLRGGYLLQPKVNVTVSEYQGRQFAVMGAVQQPGAFALKTNHTTVLGALSEAKGVRENADRVAYVVRARPRAGEPQPVAVDLDTLMRTGDPRQNVVVEAGDAVYVPEANA; encoded by the coding sequence GTGCCGGGCGCGGGAGCCGGGCCGGCGCCGGGGTCGCTGGCGCCGCCGGCGGTCTCGCTCTCCCCGCCCCCGGCCGCGGCGGCGGGGGACTACCGGCTGGCACCCGGCGACCAGATCGCGGTTCAGGTGCACGGGCAGGAGGACCTGACGCGCACGCTGCGGGTGAGCCAGGGGGGAACGATCACCTTCCCCTTCCTGGGAGAGGTGGCGGTCGGGGGCCGGTCGGTGAAGGAGGTGGAGCAGACCCTGGAGACCGGGCTACGGGGAGGGTACCTGCTGCAGCCCAAGGTGAACGTGACGGTGTCGGAGTACCAGGGCCGACAGTTCGCGGTGATGGGGGCGGTCCAGCAGCCGGGAGCCTTCGCGCTGAAGACGAACCACACGACGGTGCTGGGGGCCCTGTCGGAGGCCAAGGGTGTCCGGGAGAACGCGGACCGGGTGGCCTACGTGGTGCGGGCCCGGCCGCGGGCGGGGGAGCCGCAGCCGGTGGCGGTGGACCTGGACACGCTGATGCGGACGGGAGACCCGCGGCAGAACGTGGTGGTGGAGGCGGGGGACGCGGTGTACGTGCCGGAGGCCAACGCC